CGGTTGAGTCCGTTCTGAGAGTTCCGGCTGGGAAGGGCTCGGGGGACGGAGGCAGCGGGAAGGAGAACCCTCGAGCCCCCTATGCACAGGGCGGAAGCCCCACGTGCGTCTCTAGTTCGAGGCAGCTCCGCGACGGACGCGCACCATGCGGTAACCAACCCGCGGATATCAGCCTGCCAACCGTCGACGAGGCGCTCCGTCCCCGAACCCTTCCCAGCCGGCCAAAAAGCGCGCGGACCTAGACGGCCGCGTTCATATCAGGGGGCGGCCAGGAGCCGCTCCAGGCGGGCGGCGTCGAAGCCGAAGACCACCTCTTCACCTACCACCAGCACCGGCGCCGTCACGTAGCCCAGCCGCCGGCGCAGCTCCGCCCCCCAGACCGGGCGGGCCCGGATGTCGCGCTCCTCGAAGGCCACCCGGCGCAGCTGCAGGTACTCGCGCAGCTGGGTGGCCGCCAGGCACGGGCCCAGCGTGTAGAGCAGCACCTCCGACCCGTCCCCCGAGCCGGTGCTCACGCCTCTCCCGCCCTCCTCCCCGGCCGGCGGCCGCTCAGACCGGCCAGCCCTCCAGCCGCCAGGCCATCTCCCAGAACATCCACTCCAGCCGGCTGGTGGTGACGAAGTGCTCCCGCATGGCCGCCCAGCCGGCCGGCGCAAGGCCCGCCGCCACCTGCTCCGCCGTCTCCAGCACGGCGCGCACCGTGGCGCCGTACTCCTCGCCGCCGTAGGTCTCGATCCAGAGCCGGTAGTGGGGATCGGGCGAGCCGCGGCGGAGCAGCTCCTCCCCCGTCCGCTGGTAGATCCAGAAGCAGGGCAGGAGGGCACCCAGGATCTCGTGGAAGGACCGCTCGTAGGCCACCGAGAGGAGGTAGCGCGTGTAGAGCAGGTTGGTGGGCGCCATCACCGCCCCCTCCACCTCGGCCGGGGCGAGGCCGAACTCGCCGAAATAATGCTCGTGGAGCCGGCGCTCCACCTCCACCACGCCGGCGGCGCTGTGCGCGAAGAGCGCCATCGCCCGCTCGTCCGGCGCCCTGGCCGCCGCCAGGCTGAGCACCCGCGCGTAATCGCGCAAATAGAGCGCGTCCTGCACCACGAAGAACAGGAAGCGCCGCCGCTCCAGCGTGCCGTCGCTCAGCCCCGCCAGGAAGGGATGCCGGCGGATGGCCTGCCAGATCGGATCGATGGCCGCCCAGAGCGACTCCATGTGCGGCAGCCGGCCCGCGGCGGCGCCCTCAACCCCCGCCAAGCCCCTCCCCCTCCCCTTCCGCCGGCGCCAGCACCGCCGGCGCGTACCGTTCCAACCGCTCCCGCCGAAGCCGGTAATAGCGGTAGCGGCCCTCGCGGCGGACGTCGATGAGCCCCGCCTCGGCCAGCACGCGGGTATGGTGCGAGAGCGTGGCGCGGGTGAAGCCGAGCTCGCCGGCGATGGCCCCGCAGCCCAGCTCCTCCGTCCCGGCCAACATGCGCAGGATGCGGAGGCGCATGGGGTCGGCCAGCGCCCGGTAGACCCGGCCCGCCTCCTCCACGATCCGCTCCTCGCCCTGCCGCGCGATGCCCATCGCCCCGCTCTCCCCCCGATTCTACATGGGCCGCTCCGGGGCCCCGCCGGTCCGGCGTCGCCGGGCGGCGTGCTCCAGGATCGCCTCCAGCGGCTGCGCGTTGAGGAAGGCCTCCGGCCCCAGCCCCGCCCGCCGCGCCCAGGCCACGCCCAGCTCCAGCGCGCGGAGGCCTTCCGGCGAGTGCGCGTCGCTGGCCAGGACCAGCGCCACGCCTGCCCGGTGGGCGGCCGCCGCCTGCTCGCTCGCCAGGTCGAGTCGCTCCGGCGAGGCGTTCACCTCCAGGGCCACGCCCAGCTCGCGCGCGTCCTCCACCAGGCGGTCGAAGTCCAGGGCGTAGGGCGGCCGGAGGCCCAGCCGGCGGCCGCCGGGGTGGGCGACGGCGCAGGTGGCGGGCTCCTCCATGGCCCGGCGCAGGCGCCGGTTCTGCTCGGCGGCCCCGCCGGAGAAGCGGCTGTGGATGGAGGCGTTGACCCACTCCAGGCCTGCCAGCGCTTCCTCGTCGTGGTCCAGACGGCCGTCGGCCAGGATGTCCACCTCGGCTCCGCGCAGCAGGCGGAGAGCCGGATGGCGGGCCTGGACGCGCGCCATCTCCTCCCACTGCGCCTTCAGCCGGGCCGTGTCCAGGCCGTGGGCGACGCGCAGCGAGGGCGAGTGGTCGGTGACGGCCACGTAGCGGTAGCCTCGCGCCTCCGCGGCCTCCGCCATGGCCTCCAGCGTGGCGCGGCCGTCGGACCAGGCGGTGTGGACATGGAGGTCGCCCTGCAGGTCGCCGGCCTCCAGCAGCCGGGGGAGCGCGCCCCGCTCCGCCGCCTCCACCACCTCGGGACGCTCGCGCAGCTCCGCCGGGATCCAGGGGAGGCCGAGCGCCGCGTAGGCGTCGGCCTCCTCCGGCGTGGCCAGGAGGTCCGCGCCCCGGCGAAGCCCGTCGGCGCCGAGCGCGAGGCCGCGGGGGCGGAGCCGCGGCTCGAGCGCCGCCAGGTGGACTTCGTCGCCGGTGGCCGCCAGCAGGACCGCGCCGAAGGTCGTCGCGCGGGCGGGATGGAGGCGGACCGGGATCCCCGCCGCGGCGGCCGCTTCCTCGGCGATGCGCCGGGCCGGCTCGGGCAGGGCCGGGCGCCCGTCCCCCGCCGCGCCCTCTGCCAGCGCCAGCACCAGGTCGAGCCGGTCCACCTGCTCGGCCGCGCGCCGGACGGCGCCGGCGACCTCGACGCGCAGGACGCCCGGCACCTCGCGCAAGCGCGCCGCCAAGTGGCGGCCGAGCGCCCAGGCCTCGCCGAGCCAGAGGCCGCCCCCGGGCCGGGCCAGCCGGAGCGCTTCGAGGAGCGCCCGCTCCTTTTGCGGCCCGAAGCCGGGCAGGGCACGGAGGCACCCGCCCGCCGCCGCCTCCGCCAGCACCTCGGGCTCGTCGATCCCCGCCTGCCAGAGGGCGGCCACGGTCCGGGGGCCGAGCCCGCGCAGCTCCAGCATCCGGCGGACGCCTTCCGGCACCTGCGACCGCAGCCGCTCCAGCAGGTCGCAGGTGCCGGTGGCCAGGATGTCGGCCGCCTTCCTGGCCAGCGCGGGCCCGACGCCCGGGATCTCGGTCGCCCGGCCGGCACGGACCAGCTCCGGAAGCTCCGCCGCGCGGCGCTCGACGGCCGCCGCCGCACGGCGGTAGGCCGGCGCCTTCCGCACCTCGTGGCCGAGCAGCTCCATCAAGTCGGCGATCTCGCGGAAGCGCTCCGCCACGGTGCGGCCGTCGTAGGCTCCTTCCTCCGGCACCATCGCTCTCGCCCCCGTCCCCGCCCTCCAGGCCCCATCATGCCACGCCCACGCCGGCAGGCCGCCGGCGAGCCGCACCCGGGAGCGTCACCAGCACCACGGTGGCCATCACTGCCGCGGCCCCGACCAGCTGGAGCGGGCTGAGCCGGACGCCGAGCCAGAGGCCGGCCGCGAGGGCGGCGGCGAGGGGCTCCACCGAGGCGACCAGGCTCGTCTCCGCCGGAGGCAGCCGCCGGAGCGAACCCAGGTAGAGGGTGAAGGGGACCAGCGTGCCCCCGACGGCGACGAAGGCGAGGAAGCCGGCCATCGCCCACGCGGCGCCCTGGAGGGCGGCCGCCTTCCAGGCCGTGCCCGCCGGCAGCACCCACGGGGCCAGGGCCACCGCCCCCACCACCATCGCCCAGCCGGTGACCAGGGCGGTCCCGTACCGGGCCAGGAGCGGCGCCGGGTAGACGGTATAGAAGGCGAGCGCCGCGGCAGAGAGAAGCCCCCAGGCGAGCGCGGCCGGCGAGAGGGCGAAGCCGCTTCCTCCGCCCGTCGCCAGCAGGAAGGTGCCCCCCACACCGAGCGCCAGCGCCGCCAGCGAGCGCGGCGAGGGCAGGCGGCGTGTCGTCCAAGCCTGCCAGAGCGCCACCAAGCCCGGCGCCAGGTACTGGAGAAAGGTGGCGGTGGCCGCGTTGCCGGCGTCGATGGCGGCCAGGTAGGTGCCCTGCACGGCGGCGAAGCCGAGGAGCGCGAAGACGACCAGGCGCAGCCGATCCTCGCGCACCCGCCAGGGCGCCAGGAGCAGCGCGCCGACCGCCGGGCGCGACGAATCCGACCGGCCCCGCGCGCCGAGAGCGACCGCGGCTAGGAGCAGCGGTCCCGCCGTGCCCATGCGGAAGACGACCAGCCAGGCGGGACTGAGGCCACCCTTCTGCATGAGCAGCTGGGCGACGGTGCCGGAGAGGCCCCAGAGCACCCCCGCCACCAGGGCCATGGCCAGGCCGGCCAGCCGCCCGCTCACCCGCCGATCTCCGCGGCCCGCCAGGCCCGGTCGAGCAGCTCCTCCACCGCCACACCGGCCTCCAGGCCGGCGGCGCCCGCCGGGGCCGCCTGCGGCCGACCGCCGCCCGCGGTCGCCTCGAGCCAGAAGGCCAGCGAGGCCAGGTGCGTGTCCGCCATGCGCCCGAGGCTCCTCGCAGGTGGAGGCAGCAGCTCCTCCACCCGCCGGTACCAGCGGAGCGCCTCCCCGCCGTCCGCGCCGGCCTCCGCCCAGGTCGCCAGGTCGGCGGCAGCAGCACGGGCGTGGCGGCGACGCTCGCGCAGCCAGAGGTCGAGGCTGCCCGCCTCGACGTCGACACGAGCCGAGCCGCGGCTCCCGTACACCTCCACCCAGGTGCCCTCGCCGCCGTCGGCCATCCGGGAGACTTCGACCGTCCCCTCCGCGCCGCCGGCCAGCGTCAACTCCACCTCCGCCCAGTCGTCCACCCGGTGGCCCTCCGTGCCCAGAAGGCCGCCCGCCCGGGAGGCGGCGAAGGTCCGGAGCCGGGCGCGCAGCCCGCTCACCCGCCCCGCCTCCCCCAGCGGGCCGAAGAGGTAGCCGACCAGGTCGAGGAGGTGGGAGCCGAGGTCGACCAGCGCACCGCCGCGCGCCAGCTCGGGGTCGAACTTCCAGTTGCGCGGGCGCCGTGGATCGAGGTAGCCGCCGTGGAACATGCGGAGGCGGAAGTGGAGCGGCTCTCCCAGGAGCCCCGCCGCCAGGAAGGCGCGCACCAGCGCCAGGTTCCGGTCGAAGCGGAGGTTGTAGGCCAGGCCGAAGGGCTTCCTCACGCCCTCCGTCGCGCGGGCGCGCTCCGCCAGCGCCCGCGCCTCGCCCAGGTCGCCCGTCAGCGGCTTCTCGCAGTAGACGGCCAGCCCCGCCTCCGCCGCCGCGCCCGCCGCCGCCGCATGGAGCCCGTTGGGCAGGCAGACGTCGAGGAAGTCGACCTGCCCCGCCAGCGCCCGGACCGCCTCCGCCACCTCGCGCGCCCCGCGGGGCCCCTCCACCACCTGCACCTGGGCGAAGCCGAGCGCCGCCGCCTCGGCGGCGCGGGCCGGGCCGACCACGACCGCAGCCAGCTCGACCGGCACGGGCGCGCCGCCGCGGAGGACGAACGGAGCGGCCCGCAGGCCGGCCAGGTGTGTGCGGGCGATCCCGCCCAGGCCCGCGACGGCGTAACGGAGCGGGCGTGACCGGTCCGCCCCGCCCTCCTCCGCCCTCACCTTCCTCCCTCCCCGGGAGGCCATTCCGCGCCGGGGGGCGGCTTCCTCCCGTCGCAGATCGCCCGCCTGGGGGAGCCGGTCCGTTCACGTCTTGCTGTAGTGTAGGGCCATGAAGAAGCGGGAAAGGGTTCCGAGCCTCGGCCCGCTGGAACGGGCGGTCATGGAGCAGCTCTGGAAGGCGGGGCGGCCGCTGAGCATTCGAGAGGTGCTGGAGGCGCTCCAGCCGGCGTATCCGGTCACCTTCAACACGGTGATGACGGTGATGAACCGGCTCGTGGAGAAGGGGTTGCTCCGCCGCAGCGGCGAGCGCCGCAGCTACTTGTATGCGCCGGTGCTGAGCCGCCAGGAGTACCTGGGGCGCTCCTCCTACCAGCAGATGGAGTCGCTCCTGGCGGAGATGGGGCCGTTGGCGCTGGCGCGCTTCGTCGACGCCGCAGCCGACGCCGATCCCACCTACCTCCGCCGCTTGGCCGAGTTGATCCGCCAGAAGGAGGCCGCGCCAGGCTCCCACGAGGGGTGAAGCCCGTGAACTACCGCCGCCTCGCTTCCTACGCCGCCCACGCACTCCTGGGTCTGGTCGCCGCGCTCCTGGCTGCCGCGGTCTATGAGGTCAAGATCCGCTCCATCATCCCCAAGGGCGGGGTCTGTCCGAACTGTTCGCTGCTTCTGCCCCAGCTGCTCTTTCTCGCGCTGGTGCTGGCGCTGGGCACGAGCTTCGTCCTGACGCTGTTCCGGCTCGTTCTGGGCGCCTGGTTGACCCGCGACCTTCAACGCGGGCTCGCGGCGGAAGGAGCCGCAGGCGAGATCGGCGCCGGGCTGGCGGCCCGCCTCGACCGCCTGGCGGTCGCCGGGCTCCTCCGCGCGGAGGAGCGGCG
The Bacillota bacterium genome window above contains:
- a CDS encoding PHP domain-containing protein — its product is MPEEGAYDGRTVAERFREIADLMELLGHEVRKAPAYRRAAAAVERRAAELPELVRAGRATEIPGVGPALARKAADILATGTCDLLERLRSQVPEGVRRMLELRGLGPRTVAALWQAGIDEPEVLAEAAAGGCLRALPGFGPQKERALLEALRLARPGGGLWLGEAWALGRHLAARLREVPGVLRVEVAGAVRRAAEQVDRLDLVLALAEGAAGDGRPALPEPARRIAEEAAAAAGIPVRLHPARATTFGAVLLAATGDEVHLAALEPRLRPRGLALGADGLRRGADLLATPEEADAYAALGLPWIPAELRERPEVVEAAERGALPRLLEAGDLQGDLHVHTAWSDGRATLEAMAEAAEARGYRYVAVTDHSPSLRVAHGLDTARLKAQWEEMARVQARHPALRLLRGAEVDILADGRLDHDEEALAGLEWVNASIHSRFSGGAAEQNRRLRRAMEEPATCAVAHPGGRRLGLRPPYALDFDRLVEDARELGVALEVNASPERLDLASEQAAAAHRAGVALVLASDAHSPEGLRALELGVAWARRAGLGPEAFLNAQPLEAILEHAARRRRTGGAPERPM
- a CDS encoding BlaI/MecI/CopY family transcriptional regulator, with protein sequence MEQLWKAGRPLSIREVLEALQPAYPVTFNTVMTVMNRLVEKGLLRRSGERRSYLYAPVLSRQEYLGRSSYQQMESLLAEMGPLALARFVDAAADADPTYLRRLAELIRQKEAAPGSHEG
- a CDS encoding helix-turn-helix domain-containing protein, whose product is MGIARQGEERIVEEAGRVYRALADPMRLRILRMLAGTEELGCGAIAGELGFTRATLSHHTRVLAEAGLIDVRREGRYRYYRLRRERLERYAPAVLAPAEGEGEGLGGG
- the tenA gene encoding thiaminase II; the encoded protein is MESLWAAIDPIWQAIRRHPFLAGLSDGTLERRRFLFFVVQDALYLRDYARVLSLAAARAPDERAMALFAHSAAGVVEVERRLHEHYFGEFGLAPAEVEGAVMAPTNLLYTRYLLSVAYERSFHEILGALLPCFWIYQRTGEELLRRGSPDPHYRLWIETYGGEEYGATVRAVLETAEQVAAGLAPAGWAAMREHFVTTSRLEWMFWEMAWRLEGWPV
- a CDS encoding glutaredoxin family protein; translation: MSTGSGDGSEVLLYTLGPCLAATQLREYLQLRRVAFEERDIRARPVWGAELRRRLGYVTAPVLVVGEEVVFGFDAARLERLLAAP
- a CDS encoding Gfo/Idh/MocA family oxidoreductase, producing MRAEEGGADRSRPLRYAVAGLGGIARTHLAGLRAAPFVLRGGAPVPVELAAVVVGPARAAEAAALGFAQVQVVEGPRGAREVAEAVRALAGQVDFLDVCLPNGLHAAAAGAAAEAGLAVYCEKPLTGDLGEARALAERARATEGVRKPFGLAYNLRFDRNLALVRAFLAAGLLGEPLHFRLRMFHGGYLDPRRPRNWKFDPELARGGALVDLGSHLLDLVGYLFGPLGEAGRVSGLRARLRTFAASRAGGLLGTEGHRVDDWAEVELTLAGGAEGTVEVSRMADGGEGTWVEVYGSRGSARVDVEAGSLDLWLRERRRHARAAAADLATWAEAGADGGEALRWYRRVEELLPPPARSLGRMADTHLASLAFWLEATAGGGRPQAAPAGAAGLEAGVAVEELLDRAWRAAEIGG
- a CDS encoding DMT family transporter, with translation MALVAGVLWGLSGTVAQLLMQKGGLSPAWLVVFRMGTAGPLLLAAVALGARGRSDSSRPAVGALLLAPWRVREDRLRLVVFALLGFAAVQGTYLAAIDAGNAATATFLQYLAPGLVALWQAWTTRRLPSPRSLAALALGVGGTFLLATGGGSGFALSPAALAWGLLSAAALAFYTVYPAPLLARYGTALVTGWAMVVGAVALAPWVLPAGTAWKAAALQGAAWAMAGFLAFVAVGGTLVPFTLYLGSLRRLPPAETSLVASVEPLAAALAAGLWLGVRLSPLQLVGAAAVMATVVLVTLPGAARRRPAGVGVA